In Malus sylvestris chromosome 15, drMalSylv7.2, whole genome shotgun sequence, a single genomic region encodes these proteins:
- the LOC126603212 gene encoding MADS-box protein AGL24-like isoform X2, translating into MKIKIKKIDYLPARQVTFSKRRRGIFKKAGELSILCESEVAVIIFSQTGKLFDFSSSSTKDVIARYNSHIGGEKSDQPTIHQLQLEKENNIRLRKELEDKSCKLRQMKGVDLEDLDLDELQKLEKLVEASLGRVIQTKGAELIEANNQLSHRMVMYPRGDIGPEAILELENLNNIGEESMTSESTTNVTTCSNSSLSLEDDCSDILSLKLGLIHISMIRSNFIYITI; encoded by the exons ATGAAGATCAAGATAAAAAAGATCGACTACTTGCCGGCAAGGCAGGTGACCTTCTCAAAGAGGAGAAGGGGGATTTTCAAGAAAGCTGGAGAGCTGTCGATTCTGTGTGAATCTGAAGTTGCTGTTATCATCTTTTCTCAAACTGGCAAGCTCTTTGATTTCTCAAGCTCCAG CACCAAGGATGTGATTGCAAGGTACAATTCACATATCGGTGGGGAAAAATCGGATCAACCCACGATTCATCAGCTACAG TTggagaaagaaaacaatatcAGGCTGAGGAAGGAACTTGAGGATAAGAGTTGCAAGTTGAG GCAGATGAAGGGTGTGGACCTTGAAGACTTGGATCTGGATGAACTACAGAAGTTAGAAAAATTGGTGGAAGCAAGCCTTGGCCGTGTGATTCAAACTAAG GGAGCTGAGCTGATAGAAGCTAACAACCAGCTAAGCCACAGG ATGGTGATGTATCCCAGAGGAGATATCGGACCGGAGGCCATCCTGGAGTTGGAAAACCTGAATAATATTGGAGAAGAAAGCATGACATCTGAATCAACCACAAATGTCACCACCTGCTCCAACAGCTCTCTTTCCCTTGAAGATGATTGCTCCgacatcttgtctctcaaactgGG CTTGATTCATATCAGCATGATCAGGTCGAATTTTATATACATCACCATTTAG
- the LOC126603212 gene encoding MADS-box protein AGL24-like isoform X1, with product MKIKIKKIDYLPARQVTFSKRRRGIFKKAGELSILCESEVAVIIFSQTGKLFDFSSSSTKDVIARYNSHIGGEKSDQPTIHQLQLEKENNIRLRKELEDKSCKLRQMKGVDLEDLDLDELQKLEKLVEASLGRVIQTKEEKIMSEVMALEKKGAELIEANNQLSHRMVMYPRGDIGPEAILELENLNNIGEESMTSESTTNVTTCSNSSLSLEDDCSDILSLKLGLIHISMIRSNFIYITI from the exons ATGAAGATCAAGATAAAAAAGATCGACTACTTGCCGGCAAGGCAGGTGACCTTCTCAAAGAGGAGAAGGGGGATTTTCAAGAAAGCTGGAGAGCTGTCGATTCTGTGTGAATCTGAAGTTGCTGTTATCATCTTTTCTCAAACTGGCAAGCTCTTTGATTTCTCAAGCTCCAG CACCAAGGATGTGATTGCAAGGTACAATTCACATATCGGTGGGGAAAAATCGGATCAACCCACGATTCATCAGCTACAG TTggagaaagaaaacaatatcAGGCTGAGGAAGGAACTTGAGGATAAGAGTTGCAAGTTGAG GCAGATGAAGGGTGTGGACCTTGAAGACTTGGATCTGGATGAACTACAGAAGTTAGAAAAATTGGTGGAAGCAAGCCTTGGCCGTGTGATTCAAACTAAG GAAGAAAAGATTATGAGTGAGGTTATGGCACTTGAGAAAAAG GGAGCTGAGCTGATAGAAGCTAACAACCAGCTAAGCCACAGG ATGGTGATGTATCCCAGAGGAGATATCGGACCGGAGGCCATCCTGGAGTTGGAAAACCTGAATAATATTGGAGAAGAAAGCATGACATCTGAATCAACCACAAATGTCACCACCTGCTCCAACAGCTCTCTTTCCCTTGAAGATGATTGCTCCgacatcttgtctctcaaactgGG CTTGATTCATATCAGCATGATCAGGTCGAATTTTATATACATCACCATTTAG